One window from the genome of Crassostrea angulata isolate pt1a10 chromosome 2, ASM2561291v2, whole genome shotgun sequence encodes:
- the LOC128171798 gene encoding uncharacterized protein LOC128171798: MINHDESTHTCMCCNDTTGSDIPGPNWKSYVPPTSPCADGYATYYLMPYQICLKYFPVPVSYSTAKANCHDERANLIKIDSQEKYNIFEDYHVPIANNSVIQVWVQGEKVRGQWQFDDGTPIPEYCPIDMSNKTGDQVHLRAKSSSPFEYSDAENARLCNYSCEYHFLSSFNN; this comes from the exons ATGATCAACCACGATGAATCTACACACACCTGTATGTGTTGTAATGACACCACAGGAAGTGACATACCTGGTCCTAATTGGAAATCTTATGTCCCACCTACAT CGCCCTGTGCCGATGGTTATGCAACTTACTATTTGATGCCATACCAAATATGTCTGAAGTACTTCCCAGTGCCTGTCTCGTATTCAACAGCCAAGGCCAACTGTCATGATGAACGTGCCAATCTAATAAAGATTGATTCCCAGGAAAAGTACAACATATTTGAGGATTATCATG tgcCAATTGCCAATAATTCAGTCATTCAAGTGTGGGTCCAAGGGGAAAAGGTCAGAGGTCAGTGGCAGTTTGATGACGGAACTCCAATACCTGAATACTGTCCAATCGACATGAGTAATAAAACGGGAG ATCAAGTTCATCTGCGGGCCAAAAGCTCTTCACCGTTTGAGTATAGTGATGCCGAGAACGCCCGTCTATGTAATTATTCGTGCGAATACCATTTTCTGTCGTCATTCAATAATTAA